In one Penaeus monodon isolate SGIC_2016 unplaced genomic scaffold, NSTDA_Pmon_1 PmonScaffold_10573, whole genome shotgun sequence genomic region, the following are encoded:
- the LOC119568691 gene encoding proline-rich receptor-like protein kinase PERK9 — protein sequence MCRGAACSLDPHRRGPFDWGGHVPSFLGRGNVENHLEKGKKPPRLPQDVTPLGGGDLWPGTTVPPFPGTLFPQVPGQSTTDPGAAGNPARAPEIPKGGPGWKRGRALAATPRKKSGREGLVPRSRNLAFPAPEALARRPPASPADANAEHEQPDIPHLRSPPPPGLDPQSFPTAVTMDKVTLEHANSTLSSKSSSQVANARRGPAMAAIHPFASSPRGSPRGESPPPHEAGNTAPPSLNFPCGRSRSPELPQAMILLGRPPTVLPPPRSPHGVNRWLVGHVGSFANCNPIDPGEGNFVVLQKAIKGRSPPKTLG from the exons ATGTGCCGGGGCGCGGCCTGCTCCCTGGACCCGCACCGGAGGGGCCCCTTCGACTGGGGAGGACATGTGCCCAGCTTCCTGGGGCGCGGAAACGTGGAAAACCACCTGGAGAAAGG CAAAAAACCCCCCAGGCTTCCCCAGGACGTGACGCCCCTTGGAGGCGGAGACCTTTGGCCGGGGACAACCGTGCCCCCCTTCCCGGGAACGCTTTTCCCCCAGGTTCCAGGGCAATCCACGACCGACCCTGGGGCCGCGGGGAACCCGGCCCGGGCCCCTGAAATCCCGAAAGGGGGCCC aggCTGGAAGCGGGGCCGGGCCCTAGCGGCGACCCCCAGAAAAAAGTCGGGGCGGGAAGGTTTGGTCCCCCGAAGCCGGAATTTGGCCTTTCCTGCACCAGAGGCCCTTGCCCGCCGCCCTCCCGCAAGCCCTGCCGATGCCAATGCAGAGCAC GAGCAGCCGGACATCCCCCACCTgcggtccccccctccccctggtttAGAtccacaaa GTTTCCCCACAGCCGTGACAATGGATAAAGTGACTTTAGAACACGCTAATTCCACCCTTTCATCCAAATCATCATCCCAGGTGGCTAACGCCCGACGGGGGCCCGCAATGGCCGCCATccaccctttcgcttccagcccacGAGGATCCCCTCGaggggagtccccccccccccacgaggcAGGCAACACGGCCCCCCCATCTCTAAATTTCCCTTGTGGCAGATCTCGTTCCCCCGAGCTGCCCCAAGCCATGAttctcctaggtcgtcccccaACAGTtctccctccacccagg TCCCCTCATGGTGTTAACCGCTggttggttggacacgtgggtTCCTTTGCCAACTGTAACCCCATTGATCCCGGCGAAGGGAACT